Proteins encoded together in one Halomarina salina window:
- a CDS encoding plastocyanin/azurin family copper-binding protein, with protein sequence MKRRTFLATATGVGAGALAGCVGSSLPASDYDVGMQHHSFQPADVEVSVGETVVWGNSGSRGHTVTAYGDGIPDGATYFASGDFESEEAARNAYRNNPGSSAGGNIAPGETYEHTFEVPGTYAYVCIPHEPQGMDGTVTVVE encoded by the coding sequence ATGAAGCGGCGCACGTTCCTCGCGACGGCCACCGGGGTCGGCGCAGGGGCCCTCGCCGGGTGTGTCGGCTCCAGCCTCCCTGCCAGCGACTACGATGTCGGCATGCAGCACCACTCGTTCCAGCCAGCCGACGTCGAGGTGTCCGTCGGCGAGACGGTCGTCTGGGGCAACAGCGGGTCGCGGGGGCACACCGTCACCGCGTACGGCGACGGGATTCCCGACGGGGCGACGTACTTCGCCTCGGGGGACTTCGAGAGCGAGGAGGCGGCCCGGAACGCCTACCGGAACAACCCCGGTTCGTCGGCAGGCGGCAACATCGCTCCGGGCGAGACGTACGAGCACACGTTCGAGGTGCCCGGCACCTACGCCTACGTCTGCATCCCCCACGAACCACAGGGGATGGACGGCACCGTTACCGTCGTCGAGTAG
- a CDS encoding 30S ribosomal protein S3ae: MSERSVSRRRQEKRWYTVLAPEQFDRAELGETVADETEKVYGRTIETTLGELKGDASENSTKLTFRINDVGSDAAYTEFVQQELTRDYLRSLVRRGSSKVAAYVTVLTTDDYRVQVQPVAFTTKKADRSQEHAIRKLMIELVEEAAAERTFEDLVDSVVEGRLSSAIYGEAKTIYPLRRVEVQKLRLEARPEEVAEEEETSVDVDDSDVEV, encoded by the coding sequence ATGAGCGAACGTTCAGTATCACGACGACGACAGGAGAAACGCTGGTACACCGTACTCGCCCCGGAGCAGTTCGACCGGGCCGAACTCGGTGAGACCGTCGCCGACGAGACCGAGAAGGTCTACGGCCGAACCATCGAGACCACGCTCGGCGAGCTGAAAGGCGACGCCAGCGAGAACAGCACGAAACTCACCTTCCGCATCAACGACGTGGGCTCGGACGCCGCGTACACCGAGTTCGTCCAGCAGGAACTCACGCGGGACTACCTTCGCAGCCTCGTCCGACGGGGCTCCTCGAAGGTCGCGGCGTACGTCACGGTCCTCACGACCGACGACTACCGCGTTCAGGTCCAGCCCGTCGCGTTCACGACGAAGAAGGCGGACCGCAGCCAGGAACACGCCATCCGGAAGCTGATGATCGAACTGGTCGAGGAGGCCGCCGCCGAGCGGACCTTCGAGGACCTCGTCGACAGCGTCGTGGAGGGGCGACTCTCCTCGGCCATCTACGGCGAGGCGAAGACCATCTACCCGCTGCGCCGCGTTGAGGTGCAGAAGCTCCGCCTCGAAGCCCGGCCCGAAGAGGTCGCCGAGGAGGAGGAGACCAGCGTCGACGTCGACGACTCCGACGTCGAGGTCTGA
- a CDS encoding KEOPS complex subunit Pcc1 — MRDSETPTDGDETEAADAAPALDRTATVRVTFADGETARQVAAALAPDDTSEMATRVDGPTVETTITRETTGGLRTTADDYVSNLQVAQQLTDTTSP; from the coding sequence ATGCGCGACTCCGAGACCCCCACCGACGGCGACGAGACCGAGGCCGCCGACGCCGCGCCCGCGCTCGACCGGACCGCGACGGTCCGCGTCACGTTCGCGGACGGCGAGACGGCCCGACAGGTCGCCGCCGCGCTCGCCCCCGACGACACGTCGGAGATGGCGACGCGCGTCGACGGCCCGACGGTCGAGACGACCATCACGCGCGAGACGACCGGTGGCCTCCGGACGACGGCGGACGACTACGTCTCCAACCTGCAGGTAGCACAGCAGTTGACCGACACGACATCACCATGA
- a CDS encoding 30S ribosomal protein S15 yields MARMHTRRRGSSGSDRPTVDEPPEWSDVDADAIEERVVDLAEQGHDPSQIGMKLRDEGVQGTPVPNVKLATGKKVTEILEENDATDDLPEDLRNLFERAVRLREHMDEHPGDAQNKRALQNTESKVRRLVEYYRGDVLAEDFKYTYSVAQRLLEE; encoded by the coding sequence ATGGCACGAATGCACACCCGCCGTCGCGGTTCGTCCGGTTCGGACCGCCCGACGGTAGACGAACCACCGGAGTGGAGCGACGTAGACGCCGACGCCATCGAGGAGCGCGTCGTCGACCTGGCCGAACAGGGGCACGACCCCAGCCAGATCGGCATGAAACTGCGCGACGAGGGCGTCCAGGGCACGCCCGTCCCCAACGTGAAGCTGGCGACGGGCAAGAAGGTCACCGAGATTCTCGAGGAGAACGACGCGACCGACGACCTCCCCGAGGACCTCCGTAACCTGTTCGAGCGGGCCGTCCGCCTGCGCGAACACATGGACGAGCACCCCGGCGACGCGCAGAACAAGCGCGCACTCCAGAACACGGAGTCGAAGGTCCGCCGCCTCGTCGAGTACTACCGCGGCGACGTCCTCGCCGAGGACTTCAAGTACACGTACAGCGTCGCACAGCGACTCCTCGAGGAGTAA
- a CDS encoding HalOD1 output domain-containing protein — MPDSLTNVVDSDALDHLFAQKRPGKAPSAVVTFCYCGCLVTVSDNRTIVVQTEFGESPI, encoded by the coding sequence TTGCCGGATTCTCTCACCAATGTCGTTGATTCGGACGCACTGGACCACCTGTTCGCTCAAAAACGCCCCGGAAAAGCGCCGTCTGCGGTCGTTACTTTCTGTTACTGTGGGTGTCTCGTGACGGTGTCCGACAATCGGACCATCGTTGTACAAACTGAGTTTGGCGAGTCGCCTATCTAG
- a CDS encoding thiamine pyrophosphate-dependent dehydrogenase E1 component subunit alpha: protein MDVRERRDLIDRDYDDRICLLAPDGTLTAGYEPTLSEEELVSLYADMRLGRHFDDRMVSLQRQGRVGTYSPMAGQEGSGFGSMYALAEDDWVFFQYREHAAPLVRGFLPEYIHYWTGHESGNSVLGDGRIFPLNICIGDHLPHVTGMAMGAKLRGNDEEVFVAHFGDGSTSEGDFHEGLNFAGVYDTPTVFLCHNNGWAISIPREAQTRSQTLAQKAVAYGFAGVQVDGMDPLAVYEVIRAAREKALNPREGEARPTLIEAVEYRYGAHTTADDPATYRDDEEVEQWRRLDPIDRLETYLRREDILDKGDIETIETENEERVAAAVDSLADVVADPDDMFANTLADPTPRMVEQREYLRDLLEKHGDESLLRDE from the coding sequence ATGGACGTCCGCGAGCGCCGAGACCTAATCGATCGTGACTACGACGACCGTATCTGTCTCCTCGCTCCGGACGGCACTCTCACTGCGGGGTACGAGCCGACGCTCTCCGAGGAGGAACTCGTCTCGCTGTACGCGGACATGCGACTCGGACGGCATTTCGACGACCGGATGGTGAGCCTCCAGCGGCAGGGCCGTGTCGGCACCTACTCGCCGATGGCAGGACAGGAGGGGTCGGGCTTCGGCTCAATGTATGCGCTCGCGGAGGACGACTGGGTCTTCTTCCAGTACCGCGAGCACGCTGCACCCCTCGTCCGTGGATTCTTACCAGAGTATATCCACTACTGGACGGGCCACGAATCGGGGAACTCTGTGCTCGGAGACGGGCGAATCTTCCCGTTGAATATCTGCATCGGCGATCACCTACCCCACGTTACGGGGATGGCGATGGGCGCGAAACTCCGAGGCAACGACGAGGAGGTCTTCGTCGCGCACTTCGGGGACGGTTCCACGTCGGAGGGCGACTTCCACGAGGGACTCAACTTCGCTGGAGTCTACGACACCCCGACGGTGTTTCTCTGCCATAACAACGGTTGGGCCATATCCATCCCTCGTGAGGCACAAACCCGCTCGCAGACGCTTGCACAGAAAGCGGTCGCCTACGGCTTTGCAGGCGTGCAGGTCGACGGGATGGACCCACTCGCGGTGTATGAGGTGATACGGGCGGCCCGCGAGAAGGCACTCAACCCCCGCGAGGGCGAGGCGCGACCGACGCTCATCGAGGCTGTCGAGTACCGCTACGGTGCCCACACGACTGCCGACGACCCCGCTACCTATCGCGACGACGAGGAAGTCGAGCAGTGGCGGCGCCTCGACCCAATTGATCGATTGGAAACATACCTCCGCCGCGAGGACATACTTGACAAGGGAGATATCGAGACAATCGAGACGGAGAACGAAGAGCGGGTGGCCGCGGCAGTCGATTCGCTCGCCGACGTGGTGGCAGATCCCGACGACATGTTCGCGAATACGTTAGCCGACCCGACGCCGCGGATGGTCGAACAACGTGAGTACCTGCGCGACTTACTGGAGAAGCATGGCGATGAGTCGCTACTGAGAGACGAGTAG